CTCATTAGCTGCCAAATCAAGGCCAGTGTGAGAGTGCGGTTTCCTTCATTGAGATCTTGTCCCCCGATGCCAACCAGGGAAAACTTAGCTTGATTCTTCCCCAACTCCACTGCATAGTTACAATTCTCCAGCTGTCAATGAGCAAGAAGGAAAACATTGTAATGCCATCATGTCTATCGTGAGAGATACCAGAtaagagaacaaaatgaaataaatattgtcaGACCGAATGATCTCTTAAATCTTGCCTGATTCTAGGATTCTAAGCTAGTCAAAGAATTTTccgtcttttttttaaaaaatagaacccCTCacttccaccaaaaaaaaaaaaaaaaaaaaatcacagtgttCTCTAAGTGCAAAACCAAAATGAATTCATTAGTATGAACACTGGCTCAGCTCTCTCGCACTACAGAGGGCCCTGCTCAGTCACCTGCCCATGATATTCCTAAAACAGCGGAATCATGGAGATTGTCATGGAAAATCTGGATTCTCCGTTCTACATGCACATGTGGGACAGGTATTCCCGCGGCTACACTTGGATCATTAAGAGCCAAAGAGACAAGGAATGGTGAGAAATATTTGTGCCAACCCCATTGCTGCTTTTACAAAACAATGTGTTCCCACTGTGTTGACATTAGACAAACTATTTGTACAAGTCCAACCATCAGTACAAGGCTCTAATTCTTTAGAAAATTAGAATAAGGATCCTGCTGGTGGAAAAGCAACCCTGCAGCTCTGCTTGCTCTAATTATCTTAATTAGAATTTTTACATCATAATGTTTTAAAGACATCCAACTTGGAATTATAAATAAGTAATCAACTGAAGTAATGGACTCACTTTAATGAAACCATTCAGGCTTCTGATTGCAGTGCCATAATTTAATCCCTGGATAAACATTACTTATCTAAGTTTGGCCTCCTAATAAAGTATTCACGGGGAGCTCTTGCAGGCTGGTGACTTCACCTGCCTGTTGGAACATTTGGGGAGTCACTGTTTACCTTCTTCATGTTGCCCCCCAGTTTGGGGTATGGTGGTTTGTTTACTCTGTTCCAATCAACAGGGACTTTAATCTTTTCATAGAGCTGGAAGATGACCAGGGCATCTGCTAAGTCactgaacaaaaaacaaacacaagacaATTCTCAGAGAGCTGCCATTCATCAGGGGCCTACGGCGGGCAGGCGCTTCCTTGTACGTCAGCACGAGGGACATTTGCAACAACCCAACAGAATTGGTATTAGCAGCTCCATCTTTGGAAGTGAAGACACTGTGACTCAGAGAAATTGAAGAGACTTACTCTGGGTCTCTCCCAGGTGTGAGCACCTAGGGCCCAGGTGTGAGCACGCTGCCTCCGGGAAAAGAAATACGGCTCCAACAAATGGCATAGGAGCAATGTCACCCTAaacttcacatttttgttttgtgtggctTTGCCTGCTTAGGAGCAGGTCACAGGCTTACAACATGTAGTAGATGTGTCTTGTTGCTGGGTCCTGATTTTGTCCTGAGCACAGAGCAAGGGTGATGTGCGGAAGTGCATTCCTCAGCTAAAGAGCCAACACCTGCAGCTCAACGCTCCTCATCAAGATGCACACATTTGTGGAGAAAATCACACGCCGCAGAGATATTTGAAAGAAATCCTGGGGATCTTCCAAGGTCTTGGTGTCGCGCATCAAAGATGAGTCCCCACACGGCCTTACCTGTACAAGTGATTGACTCGAGGGTTAACGCCCAACGAATTCATCCAGTTCCTGAACGTCCGTTCCTCTCTGGTCTCACCTAAGTTAATGAAGACCCATTATCCTTCAGGCCTCTTAGAagatgtgcctttttttttttttttaaatgatcaaagtTTATCTAAAGAGACTATCATAAAAActgaatgcaaaatgaaaaaacttAATTCAAAAACCTTAATGGATTTGGATGAGGATTGCTATTCTgggttcatttatttcctttttactctttcttatttttaaaaaaagatgttattgattcatgacagagagagagagagaggtggagacacaggcagagagagaagcaggctccctgcggggagcccaatgtgggactcgatcctggaaccccgggatcatgacctgagctaaaggcactcaaccacttagccacccaggtgtccctcattttttctattctattccaatTCAGCGAGTGTTTCTATAGCATCTATTCTCCTGTGTGGAGCAGCAGTTTAAAGCTGACCCTCAAAACCTTACATTCTTTCAGGAAAAACAAGACTTTTAGGCATCAAAGCAAGATCACACAAGCCACAGGGCTACACTAGGAGATAAACATATTCACTATTTGAGTTGAAATAGGAGAGAGAATAGTTTGGGAGTGGAGTTTAAGTTTCACTTTATAGGGCTAGTAAAATCTGgacaggaaagaggagaggatTTGAGGCAATAGTAAGTGGAAGAGGAGACAGCATAAATAGGGACATAAAAGGAACGACAGGCAAGGTCTGTATTAAAACCATTAGGAATTCATTTTTCAGGCATCTGTGCAATAGTTAGAGATAAGGCTGTCTGGTGTCTGGAACCAGAACTGGGGCCCTCTGAATGCCAACCACCAGATTTTGGTTGATATATTAGACAATGCCAGTCATtataggctctttttttttttattactataataaATTCTTGAGCAAGGCAGAGATATAATGAAGGCAGTACTGTGATGTCCCTGGCAGCAGTGTGCAAAATTACTGAAaggcaatatgcatttaaattaaaCAAGCAGAGGGGATGGCGTATGGCAAGAGCACACAGGCACATTCAAATGCTTGATAGATGGAGGAACAGGCCCCGAAGACCTATTGAAATGGTTGGTGTATGATTTAATAAGAGTCCAGAAAGCAGTAAGGAAAAACAACAATCTAAAAGCCATTCTGCAGGAAGAGTTATTAGTATTTACTAATTCAGTAGATTTAGGggtgaagaagaggaaaatatcAAAGGGGACCCAGGATTTCGgtgactaaaggaaaaaaaaaagtggtaggaTTACTGAAAATGGAGAGTTTCTAAAGGAGATGGGTGGGAGGcgggtagggagagagagggaggagagatgaTCAGTTCTGTTTTGTATATGCTGAATTTCAAGTGATAGCAAAGGAACCAAATGGAGATGTTCTAGAGGCAGCTGGAAGTGGGTGATTAGAGGGCTTGATGTATATACTTGGTAGTCAACAAAATGCCTGGACCCCTGGCCACAATTTATCAAACAATACAAATGAGGCCCTGTTGGAATACGGATTGATTTTGCCTTCTAGCTCGGGTAAAGCATTGCAGGggggataaaaaaatcaatactttaAATCTGGATTTCCTTTCTTTGGTGATATTCATTGAATATTAGttccatcttgattttttttttgtctcaataTTGAGACTAATTTGTGGTGAAAAAAGAAGACCTGACTATAGCTACATGCTTTTCATTCTATCTCAGGGCACCTAATCCCCAAAATACAATGCCCAGGGATTCTGCGTCTAAACTTTACTCAGCTCTCCACCCCCCTCCCTAATTCCAatcaaagaaacaagacaaaaaccaaaacttCACTAATAAGCCCCTCTTAGCATTAAGTTGAACACTTTTAGATGATGAGTGGCTGCAATCTCTTGCCGTGAGGAATGCACACTGCATCCATTAAGTACATAAATTAGGTTTTTGGAACTCAGGGTTTATTTCATCTGATAATTAAATGCATTCCTTCCCTAAAACATTTAATTCTGATAATGGATGAAGCTTATGTATAATGGATGTGATATAATGGTATTTGATTATTCCTGCTTGGCTGTAATTGACTTGATTAAtctatttattctctttgttATATGCCAGGGAATTGATGACCTGTTTGCAAATCTTCCCCAACATGGAAGGGGTTGATATTTGCTTAGCGGGTAATTTCGAGCGGCCCTTGAATTCAAATTGTGAATGCTCTTCCAAACCTCTGAGCAAGAGATTTCCAGTTACCTTCAAGAGCTCCCCAGTCGATGTCCTGGTTCTCTGGTTTGTGCAGGGCAGGGTATCTATTAAAGAGGTTGGCAATGAAAGCCAAGTTCAGCTTGGGGTTCCCTCGGACGACATCTGTGGCTGTGACAAACTGCCGGCAGCCcagcctctctgcctgctgcAACATGCATTCTGCTCTCTGGATGTCATCCTTCTCCTGCAACGAGAGAGGCGCGTCAAGGTTGGGGCAAGGCTGTCCCTGCACAGAGGAGGCAAGAGCAACATGAAGAAATGGGAAACCTACTGAAACCCTCAGTGTCTAACCTCCGAGAGGCACTTAATCGCCACTTATGATTTACTTATATTTGCCTGAACTGAAATCAGCAAGTTACAAGGGCCAAATGTCCCAGAAATTGAGAAATTGAGTCTCTTCTCTCTGTACAGAACCATGTCGGATGAATGCTTGGTTGTCCTGTTTTTAAAGAGATTCAGTAGATCCTATAATCTTATCATTTCAGTTGGTCTTAATTATTTTCAACGATGAAGCTACTGTCATAAGTCATACTCCCTTTTTTTCAGTTCATCGAAGATATTTACACCCATCAGTAGAGACCCTCTGATTGGTATAGCCACTCCTCTCACACGGAGTTGGTACACTTGGGactcaaacaaaataaatgttagtCCAGCTGCCTAGTGCAATTTGGCCTTTGCAGACTTCAGACTGAGGACTTCGTATGTTGGAAGGCAATTCAAATAGTTCTAGAAAACCTCTAGTCCTTTGTAGGTAGGCTCTTACTAGGAGATAAAGTTTTGTGTGGTCCACTGTTTTCAAAACTCTTTTAGGAGTCTATTAAACCACCAATTTTCAGAAAACAGAGCTTTAAatcaatttattaatataaatattataatatataatatattgtgtataatattactaatatataatattaatattaatataatgcTTTACTAGATGACACTGCACATTTCACAGACTTGTCACTCAGGAATGAGTTGACTTTAACATTAGCTCATTGGTTTTAACTCTAATGATATCAAGTGAGACATAAGCACGGAGAAAGCAACTCTTCCAGGTCAGTATTAAAGAGGTGGCAAAACCAGTTTCATCATCCAGATCCATGCTGGGGCTGTTTTTAAGAACTCTTAAACCAGACATTTTTAAGAACTCCACACAACCTGCACCCAGTCATTTTCGTCTATTACCCCCCAATGACGTAGTGAGGTAGGGTTGTGGCTGGGTGGATGTTGGAGGCATCCTGGGCTTAAATCCTTTCTATGCCATGTACTGGCTCTGTGGCCGTGAGAGCATCATTAGCCTTTCTGACCTTCAGCTTCCTCAAGTGTAAAACAGTTATTAACACCTAGCTTAGTGATGTCTGCAAGGGTCAGAGGCAGTGTATGCAGCGTGCCTGGCATAGTACCTGGTACATAGCACCAGCAGGTGGGGTTGTCCCCTTGTTAGTACCAGAGGGAAAGGATCCCAGCCTTGGATCAAATAACTTCCAATAACCCATCATATGATCTTGGACTTATTAATTAATCCATTTAAGACTCAGTTTTTTTCATCGCTAAAGTGAGAatctatttatttgtataattatcCCACCGATTTCCGGAAATAAGACTCAGGTATCCAAAAATGAACATCATAAGTACCTCCTTGTGTCGTTGAGTCTATTGAATGGTGACACGTACAGAAGTTTTGTTGAAATGTGGTCCGCCGTTTTCAAGACTCTTTTGAGAGTCTATGAAACCGCcaattttcagaaaacagaactTTAAATTGATTGATTTATTAATATAATGCTTTACTAGATGACCCTGCACGTTACCCATTTCACGGACTTGTCACTCAGGGATGAGTTGACATTAACATCAGCTCATTGGAGGCATTTGAGGCAAGGTGTGTGGCATTTGAGCGGTTttagtttctttccttccctaATATCTATTTTCAGATGCAATTTCCCACAGTTATCACCCAAAACCATTAACAGTTGTTAACAGTTTTACCAGGGCTTTCGGCAGAGACGTGGACTCACAGGAGCCCAGAGTCAGGGTCATGCGGGGCCGTGGAACTGCCAACACAAAGGCAGAGTCACATTCTCTAAACACAACTTGGGACACGGCCTTACCCTTAGTCCTGACATGTCAATAACAACAGCAGGAATACCTTCTTCATCTCCTTTTGGTGCCACCTGTTCAAGCAGGTGGTAATAAGCTTTTGAGTCCtgtgagaaattaagaaattacaaTTTCAAAATAGCACAACTAATTACATACTTAGCACGGCATTAATTTCCCCAAAGCAAacatattatatttcttatttgacTGTCATTCAAAAATGCAACTTAATTAACAAAGCTGGAAGCACTCACtaatttggattttctatttctctgcttaCATATCATAttggactttctttttaaaaggagtaTAACAAATACAGGATATACACAAATACAGGCTATAGAAGCAAATGCTATTCTCTTGTTCTTAGGGAAGAAAAATTACTTATGCAAAGGTATTAAATTGTAtacaggaaaatatatatacctttatATTGCTGTAGAAGTCAGTCAGCTAaggtataattaaaaaaaaaaaagtgacagaaaaaggAAGCAGAAGTTTAAAGCCGAGTTTAAAAACACAGTTAAATGGAcaatcagcaaaagaaaaataaggatttcAAAGACAGAAGGTTTGAAGCATTAACAAGCAGTCTCTATGTAAAGGAGATATTAAGATGACAAGCACACTTAATATTTATCAAGGCGGTGGGGAAAAAATGGTTAAATTTAGTGATAGCAGATTGGATACAGATATCCAACCTCACGTTTCCTGAGATTTCCAAATACGCTTACTCATGAAAAGCATCCTCAGAGTCCTAGTCTTCAAATTACAAATCTGTGTTCATTCAGCAAAAGCATGCAAATATTCAGGTCGtttatttaaatccttttaaaagcaTCCTAACGTCTCTTAAAGGCTGAAAAATCAGCTTGTGGCTCTTTTTAAGACTGGAtggggccccgggggtggggggacgggagGGCATGGGGGTGCTCCCCACTGGTGACATGAGAGACACTGGAACAAGAGAAAGCCAGCCACTGAGGCTGCACCTGGGGAAACCGGTTTTcatctgcccccccacccctctcttccTGGTGCCTGCAGCTATTTTGAAGCCAGTGAAAGTTCCCCGCAGGTGTTGGGCACAAACAAGATCTGCCTCTGGGTGTCACATCTGCTTGACTTTGTTAGGGCTCCTCTCTTTTCATCTGACCCTAAAAAGCCTTTCCCACTCACCCCAAGGTGGGTGTTCTTCCCACCTCCGCTGACCTGTGTGACTTAAGGGCACCTCCCAAAGCTGCCAGATGCTcagaggcaggaggcagctgCCCCCACCTACTGTCAGGCCCGACCCCCGTGTGTGTTCAGCGTGCCAGCTCCTACGGTTATTATGTAAGAACGCAGCTTTTTGGTGATGAGAAATCAGATAAATTTATGGTTCCGATGAAGCAGCTTAATTTTGGCTGAAAAGCTGGAAAATTTTGGCTGAAAACGTGCAGAGCTTCACTGCTGAGCACAAAGGAGGACCACCTCGCTGCCCAGTTCCTGTTAAATCCCCATTTGGTTGCGGGTGCTGGGCTATCAATAACCAGTGGAAGCTAGAAAAATGCATTTGGCATTATCAGCTTAGGTGCTCAGGAATGGGGGACTTTCCATCTAGAAGCTTCCATCTACCTAGCACCATGCACGGCAGGCAGCCATTGAATCCACAGCAGGGGGGAGCTGTCACCCAAAGGAATATGTAAGGCCTGGGTGACTCGTTGGGGAGTCACATGACCTctcctctgactctctctctctttggagaAGGTTTCTTTAACTTTTCAGAAAGCGGAGCCTGAAATGTTCTTCTCCTGCTGCACCCCCAGCTCGCATGCTGCTCCGAAGCTCTCTGCCTCTCGGCCCACCTGCCCTCCTTGCCAACAGCTCTTTCACCTCGACATGAAACTATTCACAGCCTGGAAAACCACAGGGCATGCTTCCCTCCGCCTTTCCCCCTTTGCATCTCTGCTGTAGGGCCGCCTGCCCCCCTCTACACGCCCTGGGGGACATTTCCATTGCAGATGGTTTCCAGAATCATCATCTCTCAAAAACCTCtctggtgggatgcctgggtgactcagcggttgagcggttgagcaactaccttcggctcagggtgtgaccctagggtcccaggatcaagtcccgcatcgagctccctgcagggagcctgcttctccctctgcctgtgtctctgcctctctctctctctctctctctcacgaataaataaattaaacatcttaaaaaaaataaaacacctctgGCTTCTACAAATGGAAACCTTTCAAGAAATTCCAAGGTTGTTTGAGAGAGGCGGTATGGAGGCTGAGcgctggatttgaatcctgaccCCGTTCCCTAGCTATGTGAATGGGAACAAATTACGTGAATTCTCTtttaacctcagtttccttatccggAAAAGGAGGAAATGATCATCTTTGTCTCAAAGGCCATTTAATCGTGAGGATTAAATCAGCCAGTACATGTATAAGCAGGCAGGACGATGCCTGGTATGCAGCAGACCCCCGGGTTGGTGTTCTTTGTGTAAGTAGAAGTCTAATCCTCACTGAATTTTGTTAAAAGATTCCCATCTGATGCGCCCGGAAATTTGATAGAATCAGGACCTCACCTCCCTACATAGACTCTCTGCCTTGAAAAAGTCTTACCTTTCGTCTTATCCCTTgctctttccccctcctctgcTGACACTGTCACTCCAGGTGTGTATAGGGGACCCATCTGCCCCCGACAATGCCGCTGTGGTCCCTGGGACTCCAGACAGATGTGCGTGAGAGGATAGAGCGCCTGCCACAGCACCAGCCACCTTGAACACAGCTCTAGAGCTTGTCTTCTCTCCCTGAGCATCCCGGGTCCCCTTCTCTGCTGCAGTTGGGCCTGTCCCCACTGCTCCTACCTTGATGTCAGTACTGAAGTTGTTGATTTTGTTGCAGCCTGCGTTCTCCAGGTGGTAGTTAGCCCACCGCAGCAGCAGCTCCTCGGGGGACAGTTTCATCAGGTCCTCCAGACTCTCCCCTTCCCTCAGAAGGGCGATCAGAGCTGGGGAAGGACAAAGGcgaagaaagataaatactggaTCTGGGAAGGGCGCTGGAGCTCCACAGGAGACCTGAGAGGGCAATGCCACTTCTCCGGGCTGGGGGGACTTAGGGCCCTTCCAGTGGAATAAACACTTTATTATCATTCCCTGAAAAGAAAGGCAAGGTGCTGCGAGCTTAGTTACTAGCCTCACTTTTTCAGGTGGAAGAGACAAGTCACCGGTGAATCTCGGTGCTTTGCCTGAGAACCGTGCAGAAGCCACGGGAGAAACCAGGACTATCGGGCTCAGAATGCGCCACCGGGCCTGTCAGCCCACATTCCATCCTACGACAACAGTTTTGGTTTTAAGAGATCAGTTTTGTAACGAGCACAACTGTCTCCTTGCCTATTCCCATAGgtgattttacattttgaatGCTTACTTGCATAATTATAGCATCTCAGAAAGTGTCGTCAACCCCTTCCTCCGTTCTTCCCAGCTGAATAACCATGGTCTGCTCAGCTAGAAGGTTTAAATTGAGTTGGAGGTCGTCATTTGTCGGTCAATAGTTTGTTTCTCGTGGGTTCTAAGTTTCCTGTTTGCTTTCTCTCCCCTGTATTATGTTTGACCCATACCGGTTTCAAAACGGCAACTCAGGATTCTTCGCTAGTTATGGTGATTTGGGGATATAAATTTAGATGTACATATAACTAAAGATTAGAGCTTGGCTACAGATTTCACGTTAGTGGGCTCTCTACTTGAAACAAAAAGGTTAACTGGTTTTTTTGTATGATTCTTATGGCGATGTCCTACTTTTGTCTCAACAATGGGGCTGTACTTGTTTAAATGTAGATAGGATGTGGACAGCAGACAGAGTTCGACTGACAGCTCCAATACTTAGTTGAGAGCTTTGGAACCCTACACGTGATCTTCCACAGTCTTGGTAAATAGACCAACTTTCTCCTGACCTGGTGCCATCCCTTCGGTATATGAACGTGAACCACTTCATAAAATACAAGTTCAAAGGAGTCTACTTGTTACAAAACATCCAGAGGCAAAGTGAGCCCAGAAAGGCTCTTGAGGTTGGATCCCAGACAGCCAGACAGAGCTCTAGGTTCTAAACAATCATTGCGATTAGTCTGTGGTCATAAAAAGCTTTTTGctctgtcattttaaaaagtctggCTGGTGTGGATGGAAACTCTTACGTTAATGTAAACAGATTCGATGTAACTGCAATTTGCAAAAATTAAGGATTCTGAGCTTGACTATTCCTGACATCTTCCTCCCACGGCCCCCAACACAAGCATTAATAAAAAACCAcgccattggggcacctggggggctcagcggttgagcgtctgcctttggctcagggcatgatcccggagtcccaggatcgagtcccacatcgggctccccacaaggagcctgcttctccctctgcctgggtctctgcctctctgtgtctctcgtgaataaataaataaaatcttaaaaaaaaaaaccacgccATTAATCAACATTTGCAGCTTTGTTCGGACCTTCATTTCTGCTGAGTTCGATGTcagcaaacaatccaatcttgATGACTTGCCACAAAAGTCCCAGGACCAGGTAAGGCTTCCCCTCCTTCAAGTCCTCAGCCCCGATGTTAACCACGTGGCAGCCGATGGCTGAGGCCGAGTTCAGAGCCAGGTTCAGATTCTCCTGAGGGAGAGAAAGTGTACAAACGTTGTTTTTGACTTCGTAGATGTCAAAGGATGATTACTGGTTGACAACAAGGTTTTGCTTCTAGAAAGCTCACAGGTCTAGAGGCATGGTCTTTGCTAAATTTTGACaagtgcaagaaaaaaaaaatctgggaaccCAGATACTGGGCTTAGACGGTGCCTGTTGGATCAAATGGGCACCCTGAGTTGGAAGCCCATCCTGGCCTAGATGAAACAAATGAGTCTCACACCTTTCCTTCCATTCTGCTCTGTGATGGAGCCTACACACTCAACATCCCCACTGGCCACACATACAGGGGTACCTTTGAGGGTTGTCATTGTCTTGTCACTGGCCATGATTAATAACACAACTGTCGATATAAATCAAGCTCATTAAAGACAGTAACAAAACAGCGTTTTGACTTTCAGATCAGGTATTAAGGGAATGTCATTAGGGCAACGACAAAGGCAGAAATCAAATTCCCGGAAAGGATACTAAGACAATTTAATGAGTATCCATAATATCTGGGGACCGTAAGTCTACACACCcctacacgcacacacacatgcacagacgtAGAGACTACATGTTCTTATAATTAACAGTGTATATAATGCAACTCATATGGGGTTGGGATAGAATCAATGACATTTTCAGTCTGGAATCTGTATACTACTCTTGGGTCCTGAAAGAAGATatcagaggcagagatatatagAAGTTGTCTTTAGGGCAAGTTAGAAACACAACACAGGCCACCAGTGATTTGGAAAGGGGACTACCAGAAAAGTGGGGTTTTGCCCTAGTGGAGAGCTCAAATGACAAATGGAAAATATTGTTTCTGCTTATGGCcaatattaaaatttaacatCAAGATTAAATTTAACATAAAGCGCATTCATGTATGTTTAATCAGTGTTCCCATTTCCATTTGAAAGGTACACAGCGCTGCTTACAATCGAGCAGCGTGACATATTGTTCATGATTTAAGCAGTGAGACATGCTTCCTGAGTAAGAGAGTTAATAGTAACGTCGAAACACTGGAATATAATGTAGAAATACAGCTTACTTACTACTGGTTAGTCTTCCAGTTAATCAACAAATTGAAGGCCTAAAACCAAGTTATATTTATCGCACTGGTGGCTGTGGCCAATGCCACTGTGAGGCTGCCAGAGCAATTCCCGTTTCTCACCCCCCCAATTCTTAGAAAGGCTTATCTTTTCAGCTAAAATGCTGCATATTTGGCATTGGCTCAAAGATCAATTGCTAGGGAAAGTTGAGTTAAAACTTTAGCCAATGTGAATTTTATTCCCAGGTGGCCAAAACAAAGAATGGCGCCCAACTACTAACTCCCCACTGACATCCCCCTCCCCGGTTCcctgttaaatgaataaaagataaaacaaaagtgTCTCCCTCTATCCCCACTAGTCATGATGAATCACTGGCCGCAGAGCTGAGTTTGGGAATAATGCCCGAACACCTGGAACAGGCCGGCTCTGCAGTTCCAGGGCTCCTTCATCCCAAGCACAACTTTATAGTTTggtaacagagagagagcatacctGGATGGTGAAGGGGGTGAGtttctttttgttgatggttcTTTCATCAATTGTGTCTGGCACGGATAGGTTGATCATTTTACTGAAAAAGAAGCAAGTGAATTAAGGAAAGCTGGCTTCTGAATAACAGAGTCCAGTGACATTGAATTCAAATTCTAGCAATACCATAAGCAAATAAGATGGCAATATAATCTGTGTGATCCAGGGTTTTGAAGCAAGATCAGTTATGCAATTCTGATTAGATTCAAACTCTCTATGGGAAAGGTTAATGTTCCTGAAGTCATACTAATAAATCGAGGCAGGAAATAAAGACCCTACTTTATTCATGCACCTGGAAAGGTACCAAATCACCCTGGTTTCCTGAGCATATTAGGAAATTCTgggtagaggggatccctgggtggctcagcggtttagcaccgccttctgcccagggtgtgatcctggagaaccaggatcaagtcccacgtcgggctccctgcatggagcctgctccccctctgcctgtgtctctgcctctctctctctctctctctctctctctgtgtttctcatgaatgaataaataaaaaatttttttttaaaaaaggaaattctgggtAGAAAGCTAAGGCACATCCTTCATGAGTATGTCACTTTCTCAGCTGTGAAAAATTGTCCCCACCGTAGAAGTGACTACTTGTACACTTCTGAGCTTATGCAATGTCTACGTTTCTATCTGACTCCTGGTGGAACTCTATACTTTCAACTAACTGGACgctaaaatgttttatatcttgctATAGTCACTGTTGTATCAGAACTTAAGAAATTTCACCCACTTAGGTGTCTAATACTTTGACCAGATGTCTAAAGTAAGCTATTATTATCTATGAAGAACTGCTTTTACTCATTTGGCATTCGTTTGACCTCCAATGGGGCACAGACAATAAATTTCCTAAGGCCACCTCCATCTTATTTAAAGAAAGGAAGTTGAAAAAGCAAATCCAAAGGAACAATAACAAATTCAAAGAACAGTAAACTCGACTGTGGCTATTTGTTCTTATGAGAAGTCAGCATTAACATTTCT
This DNA window, taken from Canis lupus baileyi chromosome 17, mCanLup2.hap1, whole genome shotgun sequence, encodes the following:
- the LCP1 gene encoding plastin-2 — protein: MARGSVSDEEMMELREAFAKVDTDGNGYISCNELNDLFKAACLPLPGYRVREIAENLMATGDLDQDGRISFDEFIKVFHGLKSTEVAKTFRKAINKKEGICAIGGTSEQSSVGTQHSYSEEEKYAFVNWINKALENDPDCRHVIPMNPNTNDLFSAVGDGIVLCKMINLSVPDTIDERTINKKKLTPFTIQENLNLALNSASAIGCHVVNIGAEDLKEGKPYLVLGLLWQVIKIGLFADIELSRNEALIALLREGESLEDLMKLSPEELLLRWANYHLENAGCNKINNFSTDIKDSKAYYHLLEQVAPKGDEEGIPAVVIDMSGLREKDDIQRAECMLQQAERLGCRQFVTATDVVRGNPKLNLAFIANLFNRYPALHKPENQDIDWGALEGETREERTFRNWMNSLGVNPRVNHLYSDLADALVIFQLYEKIKVPVDWNRVNKPPYPKLGGNMKKLENCNYAVELGKNQAKFSLVGIGGQDLNEGNRTLTLALIWQLMRRYTLNILEEIGGGQKVNDDIIVNWVNETLKEAEKSSSISSFKDPKISTSLPVLDLIDAIQPGSINYDLLKTENLNDEEKLNNAKYAISMARKIGARVYALPEDLVEVNPKMVMTVFACLMGKGMKRV